Genomic segment of Candidatus Methylomirabilota bacterium:
ACGCCACCAACCCTGCAAGGAGGCCAGCCATGGTCGGAAGCGAGACCTACCAGAAGGGCCGCGAGCTGCGGCGCCAGCTCCTGGGCGACGCCTACGTGGAGCGCATGAACCAGACCGCCTACGCGGATCCCGTCATGAAGAAGTTCATGGACGTGGCGACCGAGACGGTCTTCGGCGCGCTGTGGACGCGCCCGGGCCTCGACCTCAAGACCCGGACGCTCATCTGCGTCGTCTCCGACGCGGCCACCGCGCGCACGCCCGAGCTGGCGATCCACCTGCGCATGGCGCTCCGCCAGGGGTGGACCGAGGACGAGCTGGTCGAGGTGCTCCTGCACCTCTCCGGCTACGTCGGCGTGCCCCTGATCCGCGAGGCCCTGCTCACGGCGAAGGAGGTCTTCGCCGAGACGAAGAAGGAGCGCTGAGGCGCGCTACTTCTTCACGAGCCCGAGCCGCTGCTCCAGGATGAGCCGGACTTCCTGAGCGGCCGCACGCCAGAATGCGCCGCCCGGCGTCTGGTACGCGGCGGTGACCTGGCCCCGGAACTCGTTCATCGCGGCGTCCTGGCTGGCCTTGTCCTGGGGCGCCTTGTCCAGCG
This window contains:
- a CDS encoding carboxymuconolactone decarboxylase family protein: MVGSETYQKGRELRRQLLGDAYVERMNQTAYADPVMKKFMDVATETVFGALWTRPGLDLKTRTLICVVSDAATARTPELAIHLRMALRQGWTEDELVEVLLHLSGYVGVPLIREALLTAKEVFAETKKER